From one Lycium barbarum isolate Lr01 chromosome 6, ASM1917538v2, whole genome shotgun sequence genomic stretch:
- the LOC132600482 gene encoding large ribosomal subunit protein bL9c, protein MASTATSLSWSSSFCLHNYTLAKTTNSETPKLSERTSIVAQKKAKKLRKIILKEDITQLGKKGELLDVKAGFFRNYLLPLGKASIVTPALIKEMKMEEDRIEAEKQQVKEEAAQLARIFETVGAFKVKRKGGKGKQIFGSVTAQDLVDIIKAQIQRDVDKKIVTLPEIRETGEYVAELKLHPEVTARVRLTVYAN, encoded by the exons ATGGCGTCTACAGCAACAAGTCTGTCATGGAGTTCATCTTTTTGTCTTCACAATTACACTTTAGCCAAAACCACAAATTCTGAAACACCAAAATTATCAGAAAGAACCTCAATTGTAGCTCAAAAAAAAGCCAAGAAACTAAGAAAG ATAATATTGAAGGAGGATATTACACAGTTGGGAAAAAAAGGGGAGCTTTTGGATGTTAAAGCAGGATTCTTTAGGAATTATTTGCTACCATTGGGCAAGGCTTCAATTGTGACACCTGCACTTATCAA GGAAATGAAGATGGAGGAGGATAGAATTGAGGCTGAGAAACAACAG GTGAAAGAAGAGGCAGCACAACTTGCTCGAATTTTTGAAACTGTTGGAGCCTTCAAGGTGAAGCGTAAGGGTGGGAAAGGAAAGCAAATCTTTGGAAG TGTCACTGCTCAGGATCTCGTTGATATTATAAAAGCACAGATACAGAG GGATGTGGACAAGAAAATTGTCACTCTGCCTGAGATTCGAGAAACCGGAGAATATGTTGCTGAACTGAAGCTGCATCCAGAAGTTACAGCTCGAGTAAGGTTGACAGTGTACGCCAATTGA